In Zingiber officinale cultivar Zhangliang chromosome 8B, Zo_v1.1, whole genome shotgun sequence, a single genomic region encodes these proteins:
- the LOC122017161 gene encoding NAC domain-containing protein 92-like isoform X1, translated as MEDEGMDLPPGFRFHPTDEEIATHYLTPKILDHGFTARAMGEVDLNKCEPWDLQSKAKMGEKEMYFYCHRDRKYPTGMRTNRATKAGYWKATGKDKEIYRGKGVLVGMKKTLVFYKGRAPKGEKTDWVMHEFRLEGKNSLPSLPKSAKDEWVVCRVIHKNLGAPVLKKNSTSDEIVQSTTLPPLMDLPSYLEYSDMIGMPGSSFLDQDQVAALFDFKGFDQNQQQQQQQMAISNIPLPPREQLGCLHHDEALTLRALAAGSNYDEEAAASGAMIKRHCKVEQCSNQSLGCPSQDTGLSTDRNTTEISSVLSRHFDDFDDWTSYAFYG; from the exons ATGGAGGACGAGGGCATGGATTTGCCCCCTGGATTCAGATTCCACCCCACGGACGAAGAGATCGCCACCCACTACCTCACACCGAAAATCCTCGACCATGGCTTCACTGCGAGAGCCATGGGAGAGGTGGACCTCAACAAGTGCGAGCCTTGGGATCTTCAGA GCAAGGCGAAGATGGGGGAGAAGGAGATGTACTTCTACTGTCACAGGGATAGGAAATACCCTACCGGGATGAGAACCAACCGGGCTACCAAAGCTGGCTACTGGAAAGCCACAGGAAAGGATAAGGAGATTTACAGAGGCAAAGGGGTCCTCGTCGGCATGAAGAAGACCCTTGTTTTCTACAAAGGAAGAGCTCCCAAGGGCGAGAAGACCGATTGGGTCATGCATGAGTTCAGGCTCGAAGGCAAGAATTCCCTCCCCAGTCTCCCCAAATCTGCAAAG GATGAGTGGGTTGTTTGCAGGGTGATCCACAAGAATTTAGGGGCGCCGGTGCTTAAGAAAAACTCTACGTCGGATGAGATCGTGCAGTCTACCACTTTGCCTCCCCTAATGGATCTCCCCAGCTACCTCGAGTACTCCGACATGATCGGCATGCCTGGCTCAAGCTTCCTCGATCAAGATCAGGTAGCAGCACTTTTTGACTTCAAAGGTTTCGATCAGaaccagcagcagcagcaacaacagATGGCGATCTCAAATATTCCTCTTCCTCCTCGTGAACAGTTGGGCTGCTTGCACCATGACGAGGCATTAACGCTCAGGGCTCTGGCTGCTGGGAGCAATTACGATGAGGAAGCTGCAGCATCCGGTGCCATGATTAAGAGGCACTGCAAGGTAGAGCAGTGCTCGAACCAATCCTTGGGCTGCCCTTCGCAGGATACGGGCCTTAGCACTGATCGCAACACCACCGAGATCTCCTCTGTCCTGTCGAGGCATTTCGATGATTTCGACGACTGGACGAGCTATGCATTCTACGGTTGA
- the LOC122017161 gene encoding NAC domain-containing protein 46-like isoform X2 — protein MEDEGMDLPPGFRFHPTDEEIATHYLTPKILDHGFTARAMGEVDLNKCEPWDLQSKAKMGEKEMYFYCHRDRKYPTGMRTNRATKAGYWKATGKDKEIYRGKGVLVGMKKTLVFYKGRAPKGEKTDWVMHEFRLEGKNSLPSLPKSAKDEWVVCRVIHKNLGAPVLKKNSTSDEIVQSTTLPPLMDLPSYLEYSDMIGMPGSSFLDQDQLGCLHHDEALTLRALAAGSNYDEEAAASGAMIKRHCKVEQCSNQSLGCPSQDTGLSTDRNTTEISSVLSRHFDDFDDWTSYAFYG, from the exons ATGGAGGACGAGGGCATGGATTTGCCCCCTGGATTCAGATTCCACCCCACGGACGAAGAGATCGCCACCCACTACCTCACACCGAAAATCCTCGACCATGGCTTCACTGCGAGAGCCATGGGAGAGGTGGACCTCAACAAGTGCGAGCCTTGGGATCTTCAGA GCAAGGCGAAGATGGGGGAGAAGGAGATGTACTTCTACTGTCACAGGGATAGGAAATACCCTACCGGGATGAGAACCAACCGGGCTACCAAAGCTGGCTACTGGAAAGCCACAGGAAAGGATAAGGAGATTTACAGAGGCAAAGGGGTCCTCGTCGGCATGAAGAAGACCCTTGTTTTCTACAAAGGAAGAGCTCCCAAGGGCGAGAAGACCGATTGGGTCATGCATGAGTTCAGGCTCGAAGGCAAGAATTCCCTCCCCAGTCTCCCCAAATCTGCAAAG GATGAGTGGGTTGTTTGCAGGGTGATCCACAAGAATTTAGGGGCGCCGGTGCTTAAGAAAAACTCTACGTCGGATGAGATCGTGCAGTCTACCACTTTGCCTCCCCTAATGGATCTCCCCAGCTACCTCGAGTACTCCGACATGATCGGCATGCCTGGCTCAAGCTTCCTCGATCAAGATCAG TTGGGCTGCTTGCACCATGACGAGGCATTAACGCTCAGGGCTCTGGCTGCTGGGAGCAATTACGATGAGGAAGCTGCAGCATCCGGTGCCATGATTAAGAGGCACTGCAAGGTAGAGCAGTGCTCGAACCAATCCTTGGGCTGCCCTTCGCAGGATACGGGCCTTAGCACTGATCGCAACACCACCGAGATCTCCTCTGTCCTGTCGAGGCATTTCGATGATTTCGACGACTGGACGAGCTATGCATTCTACGGTTGA